From a single Leptolyngbya sp. 'hensonii' genomic region:
- a CDS encoding ribulose bisphosphate carboxylase small subunit: MAYYIAPRFLNKLAVHITKNFLNLPGVRVPLILGIHGHKGEGKSFQCELVFERMKVETVHMSAGELESPDAGNPSRLIRLRYREAADLISKHGKMAVLMINDLDAGAGRVDSGTQYTVNTQLVNATLMNIADNPTNVQLPGSYDAEPLPRVPIIVTGNDLGTLYAPVVRDGRMEKFYWEPNRDDRLGIVGGIFEPDGLSAAQIEQLVDRYEGQSIDFFGALRSRIYDEQVLSFITTVGFDKVGSRIVNSKDKPPNFQEPDFSLPHLFEQGDLMVKEQQRLQELRLVDAYNRVLSDFPRRSNMAPGTSPRAGNGPIAGVSSYPATMPDNPQFDPISASRQQGDIPSERKTILAPAVVEQLRRLLAQGYRIGVEYVDPRRFRTGSWQSCASIQTHDEAEAIAILEACLTDHKGDYIRLFGIEPRAKQRVLESIIQRP, from the coding sequence ATGGCGTATTACATTGCTCCTCGTTTTCTCAACAAACTGGCTGTTCATATCACCAAAAACTTCCTCAATTTACCGGGGGTAAGAGTCCCCCTCATTCTGGGGATTCATGGGCATAAGGGTGAGGGCAAATCCTTTCAGTGCGAACTGGTGTTCGAGCGGATGAAAGTGGAAACCGTGCACATGTCTGCTGGGGAACTGGAAAGCCCGGATGCCGGTAATCCCAGTCGGTTGATTCGCCTGCGCTATCGGGAAGCCGCAGACCTGATCAGTAAGCATGGCAAGATGGCAGTGCTGATGATCAATGACCTGGATGCAGGGGCAGGTCGGGTTGATTCGGGCACCCAGTACACGGTGAATACTCAGTTGGTCAATGCTACCCTGATGAACATTGCCGACAACCCGACCAATGTGCAACTGCCCGGCAGCTACGACGCTGAGCCATTGCCCCGAGTGCCTATCATTGTCACTGGTAATGACCTAGGCACCCTGTACGCTCCTGTAGTCCGGGACGGGCGGATGGAAAAGTTTTACTGGGAGCCTAATCGGGACGATCGCCTGGGCATTGTCGGCGGAATTTTTGAGCCAGATGGGCTGTCTGCAGCCCAGATTGAGCAACTGGTAGATCGCTACGAGGGCCAATCGATCGACTTTTTTGGGGCCTTGCGATCGCGGATTTATGATGAACAGGTGCTGTCCTTCATCACCACCGTTGGCTTTGACAAAGTGGGCTCCAGGATTGTCAACAGTAAGGACAAGCCCCCTAATTTTCAGGAACCGGACTTTAGCCTGCCCCACCTGTTCGAGCAGGGAGACTTAATGGTGAAAGAGCAGCAACGCTTGCAGGAACTGCGCCTGGTGGATGCCTACAACCGGGTACTTTCCGACTTTCCCCGCCGGTCTAACATGGCCCCAGGCACATCGCCCCGAGCTGGAAATGGTCCCATTGCAGGGGTATCCAGCTATCCAGCCACTATGCCTGACAACCCTCAGTTCGACCCGATCAGCGCTTCCAGACAACAGGGTGACATCCCCTCTGAGCGCAAAACAATACTGGCTCCAGCGGTGGTCGAACAACTGCGGCGTCTGTTAGCCCAGGGCTATCGAATTGGGGTGGAGTACGTTGATCCGCGGCGATTTCGCACTGGATCTTGGCAGAGCTGTGCTTCCATCCAGACGCATGATGAAGCAGAGGCGATCGCCATCCTGGAAGCCTGCCTGACGGATCACAAGGGGGACTACATCCGCCTGTTTGGCATTGAGCCCAGGGCCAAACAGCGGGTGCTAGAAAGCATTATTCAGCGTCCCTAG
- a CDS encoding ZIP family metal transporter, producing MNEFAIASLASLLAGLATFIGALPVLVTHKLSQRWVAGLLGFGGGVMLAATAFSLIVPGTEAAIGLGYSKAGAATIMAIGIALGGLFLALAHRFFPHEHFFKGCDGCNTRNLARIWLFITAITLHNFPEGLAVGVSFGGGPSEGITTAVGIGLQNMPEGLVVAVALTAERYAAGFALGVSLLTGLVEPIGGLVGIGLIALTRSILPWAMAFAAGAMLFVICDEIIPESHQRGQEREGTIGIMLGFIIMMLLDISLG from the coding sequence ATGAATGAATTTGCAATAGCCTCTCTGGCCAGCCTGCTCGCGGGTCTAGCCACTTTTATTGGCGCACTCCCTGTGTTAGTGACCCATAAGCTAAGTCAGCGCTGGGTCGCCGGTTTGCTGGGCTTTGGCGGCGGGGTGATGCTGGCTGCGACCGCCTTTTCCCTGATTGTGCCGGGAACAGAAGCCGCGATCGGCCTGGGCTATTCCAAAGCAGGGGCTGCCACGATTATGGCCATCGGGATTGCCCTGGGGGGCCTGTTTCTAGCCCTGGCTCACCGCTTCTTTCCCCATGAGCACTTCTTTAAAGGGTGCGATGGCTGCAACACCCGCAACCTGGCCCGCATCTGGCTTTTTATTACCGCCATTACCCTGCATAATTTCCCGGAAGGACTGGCGGTCGGGGTCAGCTTTGGGGGAGGTCCCAGCGAAGGCATTACCACAGCCGTAGGAATTGGCCTCCAGAATATGCCGGAAGGATTGGTGGTGGCCGTGGCTTTAACCGCTGAGCGCTATGCCGCCGGGTTTGCCCTGGGAGTGAGTTTGCTAACCGGCCTAGTGGAACCGATCGGTGGCCTGGTGGGGATTGGCCTGATTGCCCTTACCCGATCGATTTTACCCTGGGCCATGGCTTTCGCTGCCGGAGCCATGCTGTTTGTCATCTGTGATGAGATCATTCCAGAATCCCATCAACGGGGACAGGAGCGGGAAGGGACGATCGGCATCATGCTGGGATTCATCATCATGATGTTGCTGGATATTTCATTGGGATAG
- a CDS encoding carbonic anhydrase, which yields MRKLIKGVHQFQSTYFKTHREFFEELSKEQHPRILFITCSDSRINPHLITQTEPGELFIIRNVGNIIPPYGAATGGEAAAIEYAIEILDIREIVVCGHSNCGAIQGLFKRQTIGSRLPSLSEWLKYAESTRRVVEENFQNLEGDDLVNAAIEEHVLIQIENLRTYPSVNSKLYRGQLNIHAWVYKIETGGVSVYSTERCNIEAEHEPVDPSTMSPVTH from the coding sequence ATGCGAAAACTCATTAAAGGTGTTCATCAGTTTCAAAGCACTTACTTCAAGACCCATCGGGAATTTTTTGAGGAACTGTCGAAAGAGCAGCATCCTCGCATCTTGTTTATCACTTGTTCCGATTCGCGAATTAACCCCCATCTGATCACCCAGACTGAACCTGGAGAACTCTTTATCATTCGCAATGTAGGCAATATTATTCCGCCCTATGGTGCTGCAACTGGGGGGGAAGCAGCAGCGATCGAGTATGCGATCGAAATTCTCGACATTCGTGAAATTGTGGTCTGTGGCCATTCTAACTGTGGTGCAATCCAGGGGTTGTTTAAGCGCCAGACAATTGGTTCCCGGCTCCCCTCCCTCTCGGAGTGGCTGAAGTATGCCGAATCTACACGCCGGGTGGTGGAGGAGAACTTCCAGAACCTGGAGGGGGATGATCTGGTCAATGCGGCGATCGAAGAACATGTCCTGATCCAGATCGAAAACTTGCGCACTTACCCCTCCGTTAATTCCAAGCTCTATCGGGGGCAGCTTAATATCCATGCCTGGGTTTACAAGATCGAAACGGGTGGAGTCTCGGTCTACAGCACCGAACGGTGTAATATCGAGGCGGAACATGAACCTGTAGACCCATCCACCATGTCCCCCGTTACCCATTAG
- a CDS encoding ferritin-like domain-containing protein has product MSSIQTPPISGAGLVIPDTGVLANWLCYFRSNREHLLPIPWDVLDRLTDEDRQTIAKSIQKFQLGESSEGSHLMKMARAETVRRGDPTYAETLKLFIGEEQRHARDLGRFMEREAIPLARHDWSDAAFRRLRRLINLETALMVLLTAELVATVYYKALRDATPSPLLRQICIQILHDENQHVAFQSEALRILRQGRPVWQQMGLSRLHQIFFALTLVVVWADHGPVFRAAGYGFGSFWGECWAALARSIALARSSPNG; this is encoded by the coding sequence ATGAGCAGTATTCAGACACCCCCGATATCAGGGGCAGGTCTTGTCATCCCTGACACCGGGGTATTGGCCAACTGGCTGTGCTATTTTCGCTCCAATCGGGAGCATCTGCTCCCCATCCCCTGGGATGTTCTGGATCGATTGACGGACGAGGACCGCCAGACAATCGCCAAGTCCATCCAGAAGTTTCAACTGGGAGAAAGCTCTGAGGGGTCCCATCTGATGAAGATGGCCCGGGCTGAAACAGTCCGCAGGGGTGACCCAACCTACGCTGAAACCTTGAAGCTTTTCATTGGAGAGGAACAGCGCCACGCCAGGGATCTGGGACGGTTCATGGAGCGGGAAGCCATTCCCCTGGCCCGTCACGATTGGTCTGATGCCGCATTTCGAAGGCTGCGTCGGTTGATTAACCTGGAAACGGCACTGATGGTACTACTCACGGCTGAACTGGTGGCAACGGTCTACTACAAAGCGCTGCGGGATGCCACACCCTCGCCGCTGTTGCGGCAGATCTGTATCCAAATCCTACATGATGAAAATCAGCACGTGGCCTTTCAATCGGAAGCCTTGCGCATTTTGCGCCAGGGGCGACCCGTCTGGCAACAGATGGGCTTGAGCCGACTGCACCAGATTTTCTTTGCCCTCACCCTGGTGGTGGTTTGGGCAGATCATGGCCCCGTTTTTCGCGCTGCCGGATATGGCTTTGGGTCGTTTTGGGGGGAATGTTGGGCTGCTTTAGCACGATCGATCGCCCTGGCGCGATCATCCCCTAATGGGTAA
- the cobO gene encoding cob(I)yrinic acid a,c-diamide adenosyltransferase encodes MSDLKVNKNDIADLEKSDREEGAGLTAAQYRQKMQRRKEVQAQRVAERSLEKGLIIVHTGNGKGKTTAALGMVLRSLGHGYRVAIVQFIKGAWEPAEKAAFAPWGEQIEFHALGEGFTWETQDRERDVQKAQEAWAMALNLIRNPAVRLVLLDEVNIALKHGFLSVAQVLAGLEEKPEDTHVILTGRGAPAELIDRADLVTEMTLIKHPFREQGVKAQAGIEF; translated from the coding sequence ATGAGCGACCTAAAGGTGAACAAAAACGATATTGCAGACCTCGAAAAGTCCGATAGGGAAGAAGGGGCTGGACTCACAGCAGCCCAATACCGGCAGAAGATGCAGCGTCGGAAGGAAGTCCAGGCCCAGAGAGTTGCAGAACGATCGCTGGAAAAAGGGCTGATTATCGTTCATACGGGCAATGGCAAAGGCAAGACAACCGCAGCCCTGGGGATGGTGCTGCGATCCCTGGGCCATGGTTATCGGGTGGCGATCGTTCAGTTCATCAAGGGAGCCTGGGAGCCAGCCGAGAAAGCAGCCTTTGCCCCCTGGGGAGAACAGATTGAGTTTCATGCCTTGGGGGAAGGGTTTACCTGGGAAACCCAGGACCGGGAACGGGATGTTCAGAAAGCCCAGGAAGCCTGGGCTATGGCTCTCAACTTGATTCGGAATCCGGCAGTCCGATTGGTGCTGCTGGATGAGGTCAACATTGCCCTCAAGCATGGATTTCTCTCGGTAGCCCAGGTCTTAGCCGGTCTGGAGGAGAAACCGGAGGATACCCACGTCATTTTGACAGGGCGAGGGGCTCCAGCCGAGTTAATCGATCGGGCTGACCTGGTGACGGAGATGACCCTGATTAAACATCCCTTCCGGGAACAGGGGGTAAAAGCCCAGGCAGGGATTGAGTTTTAA